One window of the Actinomyces wuliandei genome contains the following:
- a CDS encoding WXG100 family type VII secretion target produces the protein MAQNLAAGSGTLVNAANTVSTHRAEQKTIASRVSDASAQSQAGWKGTGATAVTQVVTQWMEAANRIDRALNSLEEALRSTDKSYQATEEEAASAAVKIGASAGSYHGLPG, from the coding sequence ATGGCCCAGAATCTTGCCGCTGGTAGCGGGACACTTGTCAACGCAGCAAACACCGTGTCCACGCACCGGGCAGAGCAGAAGACCATCGCCAGTCGCGTCTCGGACGCCTCAGCACAGTCCCAGGCCGGGTGGAAGGGAACGGGTGCGACAGCAGTCACTCAAGTCGTGACCCAGTGGATGGAGGCCGCCAACCGCATCGACCGAGCCCTCAACAGCCTGGAGGAGGCCCTGCGCAGCACCGACAAAAGCTACCAGGCCACCGAGGAGGAGGCAGCCTCGGCCGCCGTGAAGATCGGTGCGAGCGCAGGGAGCTACCACGGCCTGCCCGGCTGA
- a CDS encoding S8 family serine peptidase, translated as MRSRSPEGHRPEAENRGSWAARRCGLLHLPWRLLVVAAVGVWLAALAAAGPTAAAPVEPDDPAQEETQQAQEEPLPQEEATDSQAEETPSPEPEPAQEPDEAEPTHEPTQETDAVEPQEEPAPVAPAPVQTAPPAVNQELSGCGELTEEGAQDQEEQASLVEDTPAVFSQVGVETAWEVSRGTDVVVAVVSSGVDASNPHLEGAVVPGADLMSGGDGTVDEDGQGTAVAGLIASRPVEGSGLVGVARESVIMPVRVFSGTSEAVVEEGRGPQAWRTAQGIRWAADNGAQVVVVPQALEDDAPELAEAVTYAAQTGALVVASGGNSEQDQQQDQQGSGQDGAQGSSATPTPAGTGGASPGAGDGGQDTDQDGDAAEELRYPAAYEEALGVTALDASAAVSDAVVHGSHIDLAVPAQSVLTTFLGQGDCVAAGNAPSASFATGYAAGAAALVAAAYPQEDPAEWGYRLTVTALRATPEQASPTVGWGVIAPYAALDFVNDGTALGPDNPRGARQAATPAPAWATPPVTDPGPARRARLAHRAGTAGAVVLALGLVGSRIRSRSTSGSTSVLGGGGGSAPRL; from the coding sequence GTGAGGAGCAGGAGTCCGGAGGGGCACAGGCCGGAAGCGGAAAACAGGGGCTCGTGGGCGGCCCGTCGGTGTGGTCTGCTCCACCTGCCGTGGCGGCTGCTGGTTGTCGCTGCTGTCGGGGTCTGGCTGGCTGCGCTGGCCGCAGCAGGGCCGACGGCTGCGGCCCCCGTTGAGCCCGACGACCCCGCACAGGAGGAGACCCAGCAGGCTCAGGAGGAGCCCTTGCCCCAGGAGGAGGCCACCGACTCGCAGGCGGAGGAGACGCCCTCCCCTGAGCCTGAGCCGGCACAGGAGCCTGACGAGGCTGAGCCGACGCACGAGCCGACGCAGGAGACTGATGCGGTCGAGCCGCAGGAGGAGCCGGCCCCTGTGGCGCCCGCGCCGGTGCAGACCGCACCGCCTGCGGTGAACCAGGAGCTCTCCGGCTGCGGCGAGCTCACGGAGGAGGGGGCTCAGGACCAGGAGGAGCAGGCGTCCCTCGTCGAGGACACCCCTGCGGTCTTCTCCCAGGTCGGCGTGGAGACGGCCTGGGAGGTCTCCCGGGGCACGGACGTGGTGGTAGCGGTCGTCAGCTCCGGCGTGGACGCTTCCAACCCGCACCTGGAGGGTGCTGTCGTCCCGGGGGCGGACCTGATGAGTGGAGGGGACGGGACGGTGGACGAGGACGGCCAGGGGACTGCTGTCGCCGGCCTGATCGCCTCCAGGCCGGTGGAGGGCTCCGGGCTGGTGGGCGTCGCCCGGGAGTCGGTCATCATGCCTGTCCGGGTCTTCTCCGGCACCTCGGAGGCTGTCGTGGAGGAGGGCCGGGGGCCGCAGGCCTGGAGGACGGCCCAGGGCATCAGGTGGGCGGCTGACAACGGCGCCCAGGTTGTCGTGGTGCCTCAGGCGCTGGAGGACGACGCCCCCGAGCTGGCCGAGGCCGTCACCTACGCCGCGCAGACAGGGGCGCTGGTCGTAGCCAGCGGGGGTAACTCGGAGCAGGACCAGCAGCAGGACCAGCAGGGCTCTGGCCAGGACGGTGCGCAGGGCTCGTCCGCGACGCCCACCCCTGCGGGGACCGGGGGAGCCTCCCCGGGGGCTGGGGATGGTGGCCAGGACACTGATCAGGACGGTGACGCGGCGGAGGAGCTGCGCTACCCCGCAGCCTACGAGGAGGCGCTGGGGGTGACGGCGCTGGACGCCAGCGCTGCGGTGTCTGACGCCGTGGTCCACGGGTCCCACATTGACCTGGCGGTGCCCGCGCAGTCCGTGCTGACAACCTTCCTGGGCCAGGGTGACTGCGTGGCTGCTGGCAACGCCCCGTCCGCCTCCTTTGCCACCGGCTACGCCGCAGGTGCTGCGGCGCTCGTAGCGGCCGCCTACCCGCAGGAGGACCCCGCCGAGTGGGGGTACCGGCTGACGGTGACCGCCTTGCGCGCCACCCCGGAGCAGGCCTCCCCGACCGTGGGCTGGGGTGTGATCGCGCCCTATGCCGCGCTGGACTTTGTCAACGACGGCACGGCCCTGGGGCCGGACAACCCGCGTGGTGCCAGGCAGGCTGCGACCCCGGCGCCGGCCTGGGCCACTCCGCCGGTGACCGACCCCGGTCCGGCCCGCAGGGCGCGCCTGGCCCACAGGGCGGGGACGGCCGGGGCCGTGGTGCTGGCGCTGGGCCTGGTGGGCTCCCGCATCCGGTCCAGGAGCACCTCTGGGAGCACGTCCGTCCTGGGTGGTGGGGGCGGCAGCGCCCCGAGGTTGTGA
- a CDS encoding EsaB/YukD family protein: MTPPSTSGREPSLVPVTVWHASVPTDLALSSAVPLVELLPALAQRLSALDHQAASYGLHLVTQDGTALDSSRSLGDQRVGPGTVLTLVLRDTRAAPRYDDLVEAVATAVEEQQTAWEPRDSVAMSVGASCLLFLVAGVLLLRQGPGDPLVPLVAVVATALLALAAYALDQLRTVGTWAVAMTAGALAGVAGHTALEGSPTGLRLEAAGAAAAAAVALCAPTLRDSRPVLAGPALVCVALVATGLGTQGLGYPLPHVLAVVTACAAVISLIAPWLALASVPVTVSLPDQAGRPPLRGPQDEVTPGLVARVMDMAGLVLSVRVACSLTVLVCVPVLMETGWEGAALVAAVAAAFMLSTRAIRSRSDVLAGVVGGMAVLVAALVVTVTSRTDLLMPAVGAVGAVGVAVLLLNVLGPSYRPRLARAADAVEVLVLMAIPPLAAVVCGVL, encoded by the coding sequence GTGACTCCCCCGAGCACCTCTGGGCGTGAGCCCTCCCTTGTACCGGTGACCGTCTGGCACGCCAGTGTCCCTACGGACCTTGCCTTGTCCTCTGCGGTCCCGCTGGTCGAGCTCCTCCCTGCCCTGGCGCAGCGTCTCAGCGCGCTTGACCACCAGGCCGCCTCCTACGGCCTGCACCTGGTGACGCAGGACGGCACCGCGCTGGACAGCTCCCGCTCACTGGGGGACCAGCGGGTGGGACCGGGGACGGTCCTCACCCTGGTACTGCGCGACACCAGGGCGGCGCCGCGTTACGACGACCTCGTCGAGGCCGTGGCCACTGCCGTGGAGGAGCAGCAGACCGCCTGGGAGCCGCGCGACTCCGTGGCGATGTCGGTGGGGGCCTCCTGCCTGCTGTTCCTCGTGGCCGGCGTGCTGCTTCTGCGCCAGGGGCCTGGAGACCCGCTGGTGCCCCTGGTCGCCGTCGTCGCCACAGCCCTGCTTGCTCTGGCCGCCTACGCGCTTGACCAGCTGCGGACCGTGGGCACCTGGGCGGTGGCCATGACGGCTGGCGCCCTGGCGGGCGTGGCCGGGCACACCGCGCTGGAGGGGTCGCCGACGGGCCTGAGGCTGGAGGCGGCCGGTGCTGCCGCTGCTGCGGCCGTCGCCCTGTGCGCCCCCACGCTGCGAGACAGCCGACCGGTGCTGGCCGGGCCAGCTCTGGTGTGCGTCGCCCTGGTGGCCACCGGCCTGGGGACCCAGGGCCTGGGCTACCCGCTGCCTCACGTGCTGGCGGTGGTCACGGCGTGTGCGGCTGTCATCTCCCTGATCGCGCCCTGGTTGGCTCTGGCCTCGGTACCGGTCACGGTCAGCCTGCCGGACCAGGCTGGCAGGCCGCCGCTACGTGGCCCGCAGGACGAGGTGACGCCTGGTCTGGTCGCCCGGGTCATGGACATGGCCGGCCTGGTCCTGTCCGTGCGGGTCGCCTGCTCGCTCACCGTCCTGGTGTGCGTGCCCGTGCTGATGGAGACCGGCTGGGAGGGGGCTGCCCTGGTGGCGGCCGTGGCTGCCGCCTTCATGCTCTCCACGCGGGCGATCCGCTCCCGCAGTGACGTCCTTGCCGGTGTCGTGGGCGGGATGGCCGTCCTGGTGGCCGCCCTGGTCGTGACGGTCACCTCTCGCACGGACTTGCTCATGCCTGCGGTGGGGGCGGTCGGCGCCGTCGGGGTGGCGGTGCTCCTCCTCAACGTCCTGGGACCGTCCTACCGGCCACGCCTGGCGCGGGCCGCCGACGCCGTCGAGGTCCTCGTGCTCATGGCGATCCCGCCCCTGGCCGCCGTCGTCTGCGGGGTGCTGTGA
- the eccB gene encoding type VII secretion protein EccB codes for MASNRDILNAQRFNRQRLVMAFVAGTPGGREVEPRSTVRPLVGGVAVALVILLVAFVVGRFTSSLPDGWEDSTLVVVRGEGTRYVTIDGRLRPVTNLASARLLAESGSFQEVSVGADTLDGIERGSRVGLEDAPEELPGSGSLVSRGWSACSTTSTVTSAFLGTSPQGQAAADHALVSVEGTLYLVAEGRSHEVPAEVSGAVLLALGLDSEPVVEVDATWLNLFDQGSVIEPFTLSEAGTPADALASTVEDAVSGMLLSVTDTSGEPRFYLVQDDGTLARLTEVEVDMYELGNPEVQAREVSAADLAQVATAEAGSPRDWPPVLGTGAGEGKSVCAVLQVDGSGGFTTGLGTADQLGDGGVSVEGGSGALVRATSGGSAGTVFLVTDAGRAWALGGDPADTLQRLGYSEEDVASVPSPWLALFPTGPELSSQAVWEGVAQK; via the coding sequence ATGGCCTCCAACAGGGACATCCTCAACGCGCAGCGCTTCAACCGGCAGCGACTGGTCATGGCCTTCGTCGCCGGGACCCCGGGCGGGCGGGAGGTGGAGCCGCGCAGCACGGTGCGGCCGCTTGTCGGCGGTGTCGCCGTCGCACTGGTCATCCTCCTGGTGGCCTTCGTGGTGGGCCGGTTCACCTCCAGCCTGCCGGACGGGTGGGAGGACAGCACGCTGGTCGTCGTCAGGGGCGAGGGGACCCGCTACGTCACCATCGACGGCAGGCTGCGCCCAGTCACCAACCTCGCCAGCGCCCGTCTCCTGGCGGAGTCAGGCTCCTTCCAGGAGGTCTCGGTCGGCGCGGACACCCTTGACGGTATCGAGCGAGGGAGCCGGGTGGGGCTTGAGGACGCCCCCGAGGAGCTGCCCGGCTCTGGCTCGCTGGTCTCACGGGGGTGGTCGGCCTGCTCCACCACCTCGACCGTGACCTCCGCCTTCCTGGGCACCTCACCGCAGGGACAGGCTGCCGCCGACCACGCGCTGGTGTCGGTGGAGGGGACCCTCTACCTGGTCGCGGAGGGGAGGAGCCATGAGGTCCCGGCTGAGGTCAGCGGGGCGGTCCTGCTCGCGCTGGGGCTGGACTCGGAGCCGGTGGTAGAGGTGGACGCCACCTGGCTCAACCTCTTTGACCAGGGTTCCGTGATCGAGCCGTTCACGCTGTCCGAGGCCGGGACACCCGCAGACGCCCTGGCGAGCACGGTGGAGGACGCTGTCTCCGGCATGCTGCTGTCGGTCACGGACACCTCCGGGGAGCCACGTTTCTACCTGGTCCAGGATGACGGGACCCTGGCCCGGCTCACCGAGGTGGAGGTAGACATGTACGAGCTGGGCAACCCGGAGGTGCAGGCTCGTGAGGTCAGTGCCGCTGACCTGGCCCAGGTGGCCACGGCGGAGGCAGGCTCGCCCAGGGACTGGCCCCCGGTCCTGGGAACGGGCGCCGGTGAGGGGAAGAGCGTGTGCGCGGTCCTGCAGGTTGACGGCTCCGGCGGGTTCACGACGGGCCTGGGCACTGCCGACCAGCTCGGTGACGGGGGCGTCAGCGTCGAAGGGGGCTCGGGCGCTCTTGTCCGTGCGACCTCTGGCGGGTCTGCCGGGACGGTCTTCCTGGTCACTGACGCTGGCCGCGCCTGGGCGCTGGGAGGGGACCCGGCGGACACGCTACAGCGACTGGGCTACTCGGAGGAGGACGTCGCCTCCGTCCCCTCCCCCTGGCTGGCGCTGTTCCCCACCGGCCCGGAGCTGTCCTCGCAGGCCGTGTGGGAGGGGGTGGCTCAGAAGTGA
- a CDS encoding WXG100 family type VII secretion target: protein MTDLLVNYGSLEALSQAMTQASAQSAANVENMDAELRPTQSDWSGQAQQQYTIAMAECRAALNDMQAQIGRLGAHVSTSSANYSSTDSSAAGLFGA, encoded by the coding sequence ATGACCGACTTGCTTGTGAACTACGGCTCCCTGGAGGCCCTGTCCCAGGCTATGACGCAGGCTTCCGCACAGAGCGCGGCCAACGTGGAGAACATGGACGCCGAGCTGAGGCCCACCCAGTCTGACTGGAGCGGCCAGGCGCAGCAGCAGTACACGATCGCCATGGCCGAGTGCCGGGCGGCGCTCAACGACATGCAGGCCCAGATCGGCCGCCTGGGTGCCCACGTGTCCACCTCGTCGGCGAACTACAGCTCGACCGACTCCAGCGCAGCAGGCCTGTTCGGCGCCTGA
- the eccCa gene encoding type VII secretion protein EccCa translates to MNDAATSGPEALEAPTETIEVKAPPNAIIPQDTTSTLAMVLPLTGSMGVMVFMAVSNSSNTRMMFMGGGMVVAMLSMVAANIYRQVRQHRNNVANQRREYLAYLSEVRDTVRSTAALQRRRALSLLPDPEALPFLAHQGVRVWERARSGSDPLRVRVGRSTQPLAARLEAEELGALASPDPVCESAMRRFLDTHTDVDALPLSTSLSGISHLELAGAGETTRAQVRALLAHLMTLTPPSMLRVVVVAAQEHLPEWEWVKWAPHAWSDRVEDAVGPARLVATSLEALAGRLPEVLERHGLSSWKHQEQDHQDADGVHPHVLVVVDGSRIPPSLSLAAQPDLPGVTVVELVDIPSHTVSRTRLRLVLSPGAAGADEPVAQLLAAGQDPVPVVTDLLSAQGAEVVARRLAARFSTAGEEVVAAPVGTSDPARSADLMELLGLGDVRDFDPQQRWARRTGDQRLNIPFGVTPEGEPVSLDIKESAEGGMGPHGLLVGATGSGKSEVLRTLVLALSLTHSPEQLNFVLVDFKGGATFAGMSELPHVSAMISNLESELDLVDRMEEALRGEMVRRQEILRDTGNYANVSDYEEARRAGRHDGPVLPALLVILDEFSELLSARSELIDSFVAIGRLGRSLQVHLLMSSQRLDEGRLHGLDSHLSYRIGLRTFSAMESRVVLGVTDAYELPSLPGSGFLKSDNQTMTRFRAAYVAGRPPARSSPQSHRGEEISVAPRPTGPVEVLPFTAVETVRAVEAAAAGTVPASPGAATSPPPPPPPPPPSATPPVMSPAPVPDPAAADSNDSYDDLHEDDPYADMSMLDIAVSRMVGHGTPAHQIWLPPLDVSETLDSLTGDLVADATLGLVSPSWRSRGDLVLPLGVTDIPLEQRREHLTVDLSGAGGHVAVVGAPLTGKSTTLRSLLMGLALTRTPAEVQLYVIDMGGGTFATMQDLPHLAGMATRDDPDVVNRIMAEISSLLDDRERYFRANRVDSIQTYRHQRAAGNLDDGYGDVFLVVDGWGTLRADFEDVAAQMMSLASRALALGVHFVLSSVRWMDVRPQIRDLIGTRIELRMGDAADSEHGRKVARAVPRGRPGRGLDAQGHHMLVALPRIDGDHDPATLAQGVERACRAVASAWKGAPGPKLRLLPTRVELATLRERVPARSGPVIGLDEARLAPVELDMRKDPSLIVLGDAKTGKSSFLRALAAELSRCYRPDQARLIVLDLRRSLLGEVSEEHMLVYLTTRDAAAEEFRSLHDYLQRRLPGPQVTPEQLRTRSWWEGPEIYLLVDDYDLVVTGQANPLLVLQPLLAQAQDIGLHLVLTRRIGGATRGMFEPVMQTLTDLSTPGIMLPGNPEEGPLLGRQKPVPGPPGRARLITRDEGVRVLQLAWAPPSLYGR, encoded by the coding sequence ATGAACGACGCCGCCACCAGCGGACCCGAGGCCCTGGAGGCCCCGACCGAGACGATCGAGGTCAAGGCGCCTCCCAACGCCATCATCCCCCAGGACACGACCAGCACGCTGGCCATGGTGCTGCCGCTGACGGGCTCGATGGGCGTCATGGTGTTCATGGCGGTGTCCAACAGCAGCAACACCCGGATGATGTTCATGGGTGGCGGCATGGTGGTCGCGATGCTGTCCATGGTGGCGGCCAACATCTACCGCCAGGTCCGGCAGCACAGGAACAACGTCGCCAACCAGCGGCGGGAGTACCTGGCCTACCTCTCGGAGGTCCGTGACACTGTGCGCAGCACGGCCGCGCTCCAGCGCCGTCGCGCCCTCTCCCTCCTGCCGGACCCTGAGGCGCTGCCGTTCCTGGCCCACCAGGGTGTGCGCGTGTGGGAGCGCGCCCGCTCTGGCTCGGACCCGCTGAGGGTCCGGGTGGGACGTTCCACCCAGCCGCTGGCGGCCAGGCTGGAGGCGGAGGAGCTGGGTGCGCTGGCCAGCCCGGACCCGGTGTGCGAGTCGGCGATGCGGCGGTTCCTGGACACCCACACCGACGTGGACGCGCTCCCGCTGAGCACCTCCCTGAGCGGTATCTCTCATCTCGAGCTCGCCGGAGCGGGCGAGACCACCCGGGCACAGGTCAGGGCGTTGCTCGCTCACCTCATGACCCTGACGCCACCCAGCATGCTGCGCGTGGTCGTGGTGGCCGCCCAGGAGCACCTGCCGGAGTGGGAGTGGGTCAAGTGGGCTCCCCACGCCTGGTCCGACCGGGTGGAGGACGCCGTCGGCCCCGCCCGCCTCGTCGCCACCTCACTGGAGGCCCTGGCCGGCAGGCTGCCGGAGGTTCTGGAGAGGCACGGTCTCTCCTCCTGGAAGCATCAGGAACAGGACCACCAGGACGCGGACGGAGTACACCCCCACGTCCTCGTCGTGGTTGACGGTTCTCGCATCCCCCCGTCCTTATCGCTGGCGGCACAGCCAGACCTGCCTGGCGTCACGGTAGTGGAGCTGGTGGATATCCCGTCGCACACGGTGTCACGGACCAGGCTACGCCTGGTCCTGTCCCCTGGTGCTGCTGGGGCGGACGAACCCGTGGCACAGCTCCTGGCCGCAGGCCAGGACCCGGTCCCGGTGGTCACCGACCTGCTCAGCGCCCAGGGTGCCGAGGTGGTGGCCCGCCGTCTGGCCGCCCGGTTCAGCACGGCTGGGGAGGAGGTGGTCGCCGCCCCCGTGGGCACCTCCGACCCTGCCCGCTCGGCCGACCTCATGGAGCTGCTCGGGCTCGGTGACGTGCGCGACTTTGACCCGCAGCAGCGGTGGGCACGACGCACCGGTGACCAGCGCCTCAACATCCCCTTCGGGGTGACTCCCGAGGGAGAGCCGGTGAGCCTGGACATCAAGGAGTCGGCCGAGGGTGGGATGGGTCCCCACGGGCTGCTGGTCGGGGCGACTGGCTCGGGCAAGTCGGAGGTCCTGCGCACGCTGGTCCTGGCACTCTCACTGACCCACTCACCCGAGCAGCTCAACTTTGTCCTGGTTGACTTCAAGGGCGGAGCCACCTTCGCCGGCATGTCCGAGCTCCCCCACGTGTCCGCCATGATCTCCAACCTGGAGAGCGAGCTAGACCTGGTTGACCGCATGGAGGAGGCCCTGCGTGGAGAGATGGTGAGACGCCAGGAGATCCTGCGCGACACCGGGAACTACGCTAACGTCTCCGACTACGAGGAGGCCCGCCGCGCGGGACGCCACGACGGCCCGGTCCTACCCGCCCTGCTGGTCATCCTCGACGAGTTCTCCGAGCTGCTGTCCGCCAGGTCCGAGCTCATCGACTCCTTCGTGGCTATCGGCCGCCTGGGCCGCTCCCTGCAAGTCCACCTGCTCATGTCCTCCCAGCGCCTGGACGAGGGTCGGCTGCACGGGCTGGACTCCCACCTGTCCTACCGGATCGGCCTGCGCACCTTCTCCGCCATGGAGTCCCGTGTGGTCCTAGGGGTCACCGACGCCTACGAGCTGCCCTCCCTGCCTGGATCGGGTTTCCTCAAGAGCGACAACCAGACTATGACCCGTTTCCGGGCCGCCTACGTGGCAGGCAGGCCGCCTGCGCGCTCCTCCCCGCAGTCACACCGGGGCGAGGAGATCTCGGTGGCCCCTCGTCCCACCGGCCCGGTCGAGGTGCTCCCCTTCACGGCCGTTGAGACTGTCAGGGCTGTCGAGGCGGCGGCTGCCGGCACGGTGCCTGCTAGCCCTGGAGCAGCAACCTCTCCTCCCCCGCCACCGCCCCCGCCGCCTCCGTCGGCCACACCGCCCGTCATGTCACCCGCGCCGGTCCCAGACCCGGCCGCCGCAGACAGCAACGACTCCTACGATGACCTCCACGAGGACGACCCTTACGCGGACATGTCCATGCTGGACATCGCCGTGAGCCGGATGGTGGGGCACGGCACCCCTGCCCACCAGATCTGGCTGCCGCCCCTGGACGTCAGCGAGACGCTCGACTCTCTGACCGGCGACCTGGTGGCTGACGCCACGCTAGGGCTGGTCTCCCCCTCCTGGAGGTCACGCGGCGACCTGGTGCTGCCCCTGGGGGTCACCGACATCCCCCTGGAGCAGCGCCGGGAGCACCTCACCGTGGACCTGTCAGGGGCGGGCGGGCACGTGGCGGTGGTCGGCGCACCGCTGACCGGCAAGTCCACCACCCTGCGCTCGCTCCTGATGGGCCTGGCCCTCACCCGCACCCCAGCGGAGGTCCAGCTCTACGTCATCGACATGGGTGGTGGGACCTTTGCCACCATGCAGGACCTGCCGCACCTGGCAGGCATGGCCACCCGCGACGACCCTGACGTGGTGAACCGGATCATGGCTGAGATCTCCTCCCTGCTTGACGACCGGGAGCGCTACTTCCGGGCGAACCGGGTGGACTCCATCCAGACCTACCGCCACCAGCGTGCCGCCGGGAACCTCGACGACGGGTACGGGGACGTCTTCCTGGTCGTGGACGGCTGGGGCACCCTGCGCGCGGACTTCGAGGATGTCGCTGCGCAGATGATGAGCCTGGCCTCGCGGGCGCTGGCGCTGGGCGTCCACTTTGTCCTGTCCTCGGTGCGGTGGATGGACGTGCGCCCCCAGATCCGTGACCTGATCGGCACCAGGATCGAGCTGCGCATGGGTGACGCTGCTGACTCCGAGCACGGCCGCAAGGTGGCCCGGGCCGTGCCCCGAGGCAGGCCGGGGCGTGGCCTTGACGCCCAGGGCCACCACATGCTCGTGGCCCTGCCGCGCATCGACGGCGACCATGACCCGGCCACCCTGGCCCAGGGCGTGGAGCGGGCCTGCCGCGCGGTGGCCAGCGCGTGGAAGGGCGCACCCGGACCTAAGCTCCGCCTCCTACCTACCCGTGTGGAGCTGGCCACGCTGCGGGAGCGGGTACCCGCCCGCTCTGGGCCTGTGATCGGCCTTGACGAGGCCCGCCTGGCACCGGTGGAACTTGATATGCGCAAGGACCCCAGTCTTATCGTGCTCGGCGACGCCAAGACCGGAAAGTCCTCCTTCCTGCGCGCCCTGGCGGCTGAGCTGAGCCGGTGCTACCGGCCCGACCAGGCGCGGCTGATTGTCCTTGACCTGCGGCGCTCCCTGCTGGGTGAGGTCTCGGAAGAGCACATGCTGGTCTACCTCACGACCCGTGACGCTGCGGCGGAGGAGTTCCGTAGCCTGCACGACTACCTTCAGCGACGGCTGCCCGGGCCGCAGGTGACTCCCGAGCAGCTGCGCACCCGCTCGTGGTGGGAGGGGCCGGAGATCTACCTGCTGGTGGAT